gaaccgtgcgcccaagtccacctcgaacGTGTGGGTGGCAAGCAGGAGCAGCTGGTGGTACCTGGACttcggcgccagcaaccacatgatgggctcaaaggaagccttctctgagctcgacagCAACGTGACTGGCATGCTGATGTTAGGTGACAGCTCAAGGGTGGTCAtccgagggcgcggcaccatcatctttaggtgccaaaACGATGAACACCGCGCGCTgacagatgtatattacatcacGCAACTacattcaagcatcatcagcattggccagctggatgagcgcggcaacgaggtactgatcaaggacggtgtCCTCAGGAATCAGGGATCGAGAGCagcggcttcttgccaaggtgaagaggccCTAAAACCAactgtacctgctcgacttgaaggtggagcagcccatctgctTGGCTACACGGCACATGGAGGAACCGTGcctgtggcatgcccggtatggCCATATCAGCTTCGACgctcttggtcggctggagaagatggtgactAGGCTGCCTCATATCGAGCACGCagacgagctgtgtgacagctgcctaatCGGAAAGCAAAGAAGGCTGACATTCCCGAAGACGGTGAAGTACCGCACGGCAGAGAccctcgagctggtccatggtgacctctacGGACCGATCATGTCGGTGACGCATGGCGggcgcaagtacttcatcttgctggtGGATGACTACAGCCGGTTCATGTGGCTACAGCTtctaaccagcaagaccaaggcagcggaagcggtcaagaagttcaaggcacgcgcggaggcggagagtggcaagaagctgtgcgtgctgcggactgatcgcggcggtgaattcacttcagtggagttcactgcgtactacgcggatcagggtgtggtgcgacaccacaccacgccaTACTCGCCAtaatagaatggcgtggtggagcagtGGAAcctagatggtggtcggcatggctcgatccatgatgaaggccaaaagcaTGCCAACAAAgttctagggagaggcggtgaccacgacggtgttcatcgtcaaccgcgcgcccaccaaAGCCCTAAAGGGCAAGATGTCGTTCGAGGCTTGGTATGGACGCAAGCCGAATGTGTCCTTCCTCAGGACATTTGGCTACATCggccatgtgaagaacaccaagcctcacctcGGCAATCTAGAAGATAGGAGcacgccgatggtgctcctaggctacgaggatggcaccaaggcataccggctctacgatccacgtggaggcaaggtggttgtctcacgcgacgtcgtgttcgacgagaaggcagcctgggactgggacagtccaggcatgggggaagctggcggcttcaccagcacctttgtcgtcgagcacttggtcatccacagtggtggagacgctggagcagaggtgccgaccactccagcaacagagccgagcactcctagggtggtgctgagcactccgggaggggtgccgagcactccaggagtgctGCCCAGCTGGTCTTGTAGTGGTGctgaccactctaggacgggtgccgaaCGCTCTTGTAGCAgagccgagaggtcttgcagtgttgccgaccactccaggacgggtgcctGAACGCTCCCATAGCAGAGCTGAGggatcttgcagtggtgccgaccactccaagactggtgccgagtactcctgcagtggtgccaaccactctaggagtggtgacgagcggtccaggagtagtgccaaACACTGCAGCCGGGGTGCCGAGCAGTCTAGGTGCTGTGCTGACCACTCCGACGGAATAGGGGACTCCATCGATGTCtatcgagtttgcctcacctccaagcgacatcaccgaGTTCATGGATGCCTACCACGATGGTGAGTAGGTGTGGTTCcagtaggctggacgacatcgtcagTGGCACGGGGTCCTCAGGCCTGGCGAGTCGGCTACTCAATGACCCGgagctgcttctcgtcagtgcagaggaaccacccacgttcgcgctggccgagcgtgATGCAAATTAgcgatgggcgatgctggaggagatgaaggcgatcgaggaaaatgagacttaggagctcgtcgatccacctctaggatgccgttcgatcggcctgaagtgggtgtacaaggtcaagcaggacaagcgcggtgccattgtcaagcacaaggtgcgcgttcgtcgcccgaggctttgtccagcgcgagggcattgacttcgaggaagtctttacgccggtagcgcgcatggagtctatccgactgctgctggctttggTAGCAGTGAAGTACTAGCACGTCCATCACCTAGacataaaatcggccttcctcaacggcgagctggcggagactGGTCTTCGTCAGGTAACCTTCGGGTTTCGctgtcaagggagcggagcacagggtgctctgactGTGCAAGTCGCTCTACTGGGCTACGGCAGGCCCCGCTGAGCGTGGAACTCCAAGCTTGACAGCCACGCTGGGCAAGCTTGGCTTCACGCGATGCACAACCGAGCACGAGCTCTACACATGGCaacggggaaggaggagctcatcatcaGCGTGTATGTGggtgacttgatcgtcaccggagcgcgtgcggaggacatcgacagcttcaagcatgagatggcagctcgttttcgaatgagcgatctcggtgcactctcctactacctcggcatcgaggtgagacaagggaaggaggcgctcacgcaCAGGTCAGAACGCGTATGCCTtagagctgttggagcggagcggcatggctgagtacaAGCCGTGCGTGAcgccaatggaggagcggctgaagctaacgaaggccagtaccatggcgaaggtagatgcaacactctatcggagcatcagtcggtggtctacgctacctagtccacacgaggccggacattccgttcgccgtgggctacgtcaaccGCTTAATGGAGGATCcctgagaggatcactgggctgcggtgaagcggctgctgcgctacgtcaaggggatggtggatcaggtgatcgtcttccccaagaccggcagaagtgggctgcagctcactgtgttcagcgatgcaaacatggcgggggacatcgacggacggcggagcacctctagcatgctcgtcttcctcgggtcgactataatctcatggctgtcgctaaaacagaaggtggcggcgctgtccacgtgcgaggcagagtacgtggcggcggccacaacggtgtgccaagctgtgtggctgcgccggctactGGGGCGAGCTGACTGGTGAggaaagctcacccaccagcactgatggtggacaaccagcccgccctcgccctcgcaaagaatccagttctccatgaccggagcaagcacatcgacgtcaagttccacttcctcagagactgtgtcgatggagggcagatcatcatcgagttcgttgaaactagtcggcaactcacggacatcgtcaccaagccgctcggccatcttcggttcacggagctgaagatgatgatcaatttggtggaggttctagggttagcagcaggattagaggaagaattgtaaagtaatctgTTGTTCTCCCTCTGTACaagcggcaggggcaggcgccgaagggctcccctgctgctgcactgtagccgcggcaggggcaggcgccgaagggctcccctgctgctgcactgtagccgcggcaggggcaggcgccgaaaggctcccctgccgcaccgtagccatagcaggggcaggcgccaaagtcagccctgctgtcacatctagtcactgtagcaccctggcatgtctgtgtactaggattagatgggtagagttgtatatatagcttcccactgcaactcagtgaaGAGAGTtcaagtttgccacctcctctgcAAAGCTCCAGCCAATGCTGGTgcatgtgctgtgtgtgtgcgctctgttctcccttcttcttctacctCCGGTCGTAGTGTGTGTGCGAGAACgccggtgagcggtcggctcacccgtgcgggaGATCTCGGAACCAACAAATAGGTGTTTGGATAATGATTTGAAGGTGCATATAAACTATTATCAAGTATAAACCTGCTAATAGGACTAATAGTTAACAGTCCTCCAATTAATAATTAATATGTTCACTAGGAAGTCTGTTTAGATCCACCTGGTACTCATTTTAGCCACTAATTTTAGTGTCAAGCACCGGAGAGCTGGAGAAAGAAAAATGGTCAAGGGAAGTTACATTGTAATTATATGATCAGAATAAATTGATATAGCCTTTGGCCATTTGAGGGATCCACTCCACTGTGACTGTAAAATTTGGAATTTCTTCCATTGCGAACCTTGGTTGAACTTCAATCTGTcagtgaaatttttgtattttggtcccttttgaaaatattttttacaaaaagacctatgccaaaacgtttgctgaaaatagtCCATTTTTAGGtgtcttagcacatgacgccaaggtatgagggtcgacgtcgactgacacgacgccgaggtcttgccacgtcacggacgaccccggtcgacggcgacacggtggcgcatggggcccactacgtcggcgtcagtgtcagccaacgccacaggcctaaATTCGGCGCTGTGGGGAgtcacgccgagctattggcaccatccggcgcgaagcccaggcggcccaacaacgcttcgtgggcCAAGAGGTCGGCGTGCGATCAGATGACGCCGAGACGCTAACCTCAGCGATAGcctgactcaacgccgaggttcgGTCAGAACCCCGCCCCACGCATCACGATTCATGAGATCAGAGAAGCATGCATGCAGCTCGATCGGTTTCATTCCACTAGTGATGGAGACATGGCATGTTCGTCTGCGGGTGCCGGGAGAGCATTCAGAGCGGCAGAGACGATGCTACCGGAGGTAGTGCATGCCCGCTGCCTAGCCTGTTGCGGGATTGCGGCAAGCCGAGGtaacgtctcggcgccataggtCATGGCGCCGAGCCTATGGCTAagttttaccgtgagatggatatataaaattttggcaagtcttttaccatgacttggacattgtcaaatttaaatttttaccatgacttggatattgagaaatAGTGGCTAACTCTAGAGTTTTACACTGACTTGATATTTGAGCACTTAAAACAACATAGAAATACTTAGGATAAAAAATGATCTAGGGTTCATGTTGATGAACGAGCCTAAAAAtgtttctaagtgttggatcaaTAGTTAACACCCTTTTTCATGATGCAGTTTTGACCACAGTaaaactatagtttcttttctagatataaagtttgacctttaatagaagttgtagtttgagttgagtacaacaaactttgtttttggacctaaACCTAAATCAGTTTTTAACATGGCCAAATAGTGACCACAAGTTTGAATACAGTGCTATTTTGTAGCAGTGAATTGACATGTTTGCGATATTTTATCTTTCAAATTTGTATAGTAACTCAATTTAATACCTTACTACGAGTTTGAGTACTCTATGAGGATATGACAACAAAACAAGTTCGCCGTGGTAAAAATTCAATATGGCATTGCCATGGTAAAAATTCAAATTACATATCCATCTCATAGTAAAAATGCAACCAAATTTGACATTATCATCTCATGGTAAAATTTTAGGGTGTCCAAGTCATGATAGTTTGTAGTTAGGATTGAAAAAAATCAGCCCGTACTACTACGGAATCTATCTCTACGATGCACTTATAGAAGAAAGAAGGGGAATAAGGCTCGGACAGGAATGTTGGGCGCGGGTTAAAGCAGCCAGCTTGGCGCCGTTGTTAgtggcgccaagcttggcgccacCAATGACGACGCCGAGCTAAAGGTcaagattttgaaatcatacctccagaggcatttttgtgaaaaactttcgaaaaaagaactaaataataaaaaaatcGAGTCGTCTCGGCATGGGCGGGCGCAAGGCTGACGCCGGCGCCAGAGCTGCACAGCGACGGAGCAGGGTTACACGgctgtatgagttgttcttttcaatctcctaagacatgctaggtttagtttgcaacagTACCATTGTACGTATAGACAGACTCTGCAACTTCGTAGCATAGGTCGTACATAtataggctcctcctcctcttcgttTTCCTCTTCCTCTGCTCTGAGGCGCCATGGCGCCGAGCTGCTACGACGTACGTACGCGCGTGGCCGCGTCGTCCTCCTGGCCGGAGACGACGACGAGACGGTAGATCGGATCGTCCATGCATGTATTGAGCTGCTGCTCATCATTATTCTGCGCGCCTCTCCCGGCCACCAGGGGCGCGGCGGATGACCCGGTAAGGAAGGGCGCTCGCCATACCTTAACTCCGCCGCGGATCCCTACCTAGAATCGCTCCCTGATGCAAACCAGTAGCCATAGGACTAGGAGCAGGCAGGTGGCGCAAGTTCGCTGCTTGGTAGCCATGGCGGCGCTGGACGCAAGAAAGAAGACGAGCACCTCAAAGAATCATCTATCGTCACTTTGGTCCCTGTCCTCGTGGGCTGCGAGTCTATGACTTTGGGCTAGCTGGCAGCCTAGCACAGCATATGAGCTTTCGTTAGGTGCCGCCATTCATGACCCTGCACTGCAGCCCACCCGTTCCGTTTCCCTGACGCAGCGAGAGAGCGACATCACAGCCACCAAACGAACTGATGTTAGGCGCAGACGCacgcctgcaggctgcagcttgCTCGGCTGCCGTTGGCCTCCTGGCTCCTGCAATCCTCCGCCCGTCAAACTGCAGTTTGCCAGTTCCTGCAACCCAAGCCATCAGCCTGCAGTTCGCCTGTTCGGCAGTTTTTGGCTTCCTCCGGCGTCGAGCAGTACCACATGTAGTATCCGGGCGGCGCCACCCCGGGTGTCGGCGGCGCGGCGACCACGGCTTCGTAAACCCCGACGTCCAGCTCCGCCACCCTCCCCACGGCCAGCTCCACCACGCGCTGGTTCATCCCGAACGAGTGCGTCGCGAACGCCGGAGCCACCGCGGCCACCCGCACCACCTCCccgcccgcacccgcacccgcaccttCCGCCATCATCCCGGCGGGTATCACGAACTTCACGGCCGTCGCCTCGCCGTACCCGACCTCCGCGGGCGCCAGCAGCACCCGCGGGCGCGCGCTGTCGTACCGCGGGTCCAAGTACGGCGGCAGGAACGTCTCCAGGCTCAGCTCCGTCGGGTACGTCACGTTGGCGAACACGTACCCGACGTGCGGGTTGCTGCCGCCCACCAGCACGCGGCCGTACGTGTCCAGCGCCGCCGACGAGTGGTACATCCGCGGCACCGCCGACGCCGCCAGCGGCGACGACTGATCGAACCGCGACCCCAGCAGCGCGTCGGGCCTGTACAGCACGGGCCGCGTGACCGGGTCCCGCCCCAGCTCCCACCCGGCAGTGCCCGCCGCTGCCCCGTTCACGATCAGCACGTCGCCCGTGGGCAGCAGCACCATGTCGCCCATCACCCGGGCCATCGGCATCTCCTCGATCGCCCACACCACCGGGTCCGGGTCCGTCGGCGCGACGCGCGCGCAGGTCCGGTCGGCGGCCACGAACGTGCCGTTCCGCAGCGGCAGGTGGTACGCGCCCCGCGGTGCGCCGCCGCAGACCAGCACCTCGGCGTGCGCGGGCGCGTCGGGGCGGAGCGGGGCGCGGTTGTAGGGGTCGAAGACGACGGCGCGGTCGTTGGCGAAGACGAAGACTGTGCCGTCGGGGAGCATGTGGACGAACGGGTACATGTTGTTCTCGGTGTCCGGCTCCGTCGTCTCGTCCAGGAACGGGAAGAACGTCAGCGCCGGCGCGGCGTCGGCTTGCGGGAAGTACTCGAGGTTGAACTGCCGCCGCCCGCCGAGGATGAGCACGCGGCCGTCGGGGAGGATCATGTCGGTGGCGTACCACCGCCGCGCGGCGAGGAACGAGGGTAGCTCGACCCAGCCCGTGGCCGGCGAGAAGAGCCGCGCGACGCGGTCGCCGCTGGAGAAGCCGCCGGTCTGGAGGAGCGTGCCGTTGGGAAGCAGCGCCCCGGACGAGCACAACGGGTTGGTGGCGAGCGGGTACGGGTGCAGCACGTTGGAGCGGAGGTCCAGGAGCACCGAGTGCGCCGTGCAGTCGGCGCCGTCGACGGTGGCCGCGCACGGCGCCAGCGCGGCCAGCGAGATGTTGGAGGGGCCCGTGTCGGTGCGATCGAACATGAGGACGAAGTCCCCCGGGAGCAGCTGCATGTGCATCGCCGACACGCCGATGCTCGCGTGGAGGAGCTGCCATTCTCCCTGGGACGGGgcatcatcggcggcggcggcattggcAATGCAGCTGGCGATCAGGAGAAGGTGGAGAAGGGAGGATCTTGGCTTGGGCATGGCTGCTGAGCATGCACGCATGCGATCTTTAAGCCTTTTCATGCATCCTTGCAATGTGATAAGCTAAGGTAGGGTGTACAGAGTGTGTTGCATACTTGCATCGCATTGTGACGTTGTGTTGGTGGAGGGTTGGTACAGGCAAGGTTGTGGGGAAATGGGGAATACGCATTTCATGCTTGGAACCGGGTATGCGATTTGAATGATACAAACTTTTTGGACTCAACGGAATTAGGTGAATCTTGCAATTTTTGGACCTGCATTCATTCTGCTGACCAGTGAAAATATTCAGGTTTTGCTAATAATTAGCTGAATTTTTGCCAAAATTTGATCAAGAGGCCGGCATAAAGAGGAAACTAATGATTAGGAGAAGTATGCACTTTTACACGGAAGGAAGAACTTGCAAGTTTGTTTGAACTCTAGACTAGACTAAAAGTtcaaattgaaaggatcaagatgctcaagaggctgtgaattaggctaattgaaaattctttcaataattaaatcctacacttagcccacttcaccccttgcgcctagaatgtgattctattgatctaccgcacaaaagttttgcaccctaagtttcaatcctactctagcatggcaattctatgattgtaaagacatgaaatgaattgctcaaatgtaaatgcttaaagtaaagagagggaaaggaacgcggcgatgttttgccgagttatcggagagtcgccactccccacaagtcctcgttggagcacccgcgcaagggtgtagctgtcccttgatcatcgcaaggatcaagtgctctctatgggctgattcttcgacactccgtcacggtgaatcgcccacaaccgctcataacttaagttgggtcatccacaagctttgccggatgatcaccaaactcccaatcaccaccgagccgtctaggtgatggcgatcaccaagagtaaccagcacaaactctcacttgaccacgacaagcctaatgagaagggtggatgcacactttgctactctcgttgcactaatgaggccttaatcttggattctcaaatctcaatcacctcactaggctcttgctccccttagcactctcaaggtgtttcacagctgatcaaatgggcaagagacctcccttggacgagtggagtaagtatttatacccctcattcaaaacataacgtttggaggctgagtcatcactctgtggggtgaccggacgctccggtcagttatccccgccactagccgttaagttctgaccggactctaacctgcgtccggtcagcactgacctgaCGCGTCCAGTCAAGAAAACGGCTCTCTGAAaacttactgatgttgaccggacggtggaacccagagtctggtcacttagctgttcagcgtccgatcagttactggatcctgaccagcgtctggtcagcactgaccgaacgcgtctgatcaggaaaatccctctctggaacctctctggagttgaccggactcttgcacccagcgtccgatcacttttcactcagcatccggtcgtaaCCAGACGacttcagttgatcaaatgaactgaccggactcacccttcagcgtccggtcgcaaccagaccagcgttcggtcagtcatgtgaacctccattcacttccaactcgaaatcctatgtgaataaagtttactccaattgatcttagggctactcctgagctacctagtgctagatttgacaagtgtgcaccacacctaacccactagactcacctaggttaagctactagttcatacccaccttaatagtacgaccaaagaaaaaacaaagtcataaactactctaagtgtctcttcaacaccaaacgacacttagaactagtccatccttaaccttatcgtccatcctttgaaaaccgaaatgatttccatcgtaggggcatgacaaccatgatcgcccaatcaattgccattaccatgacctaacttaaattgcctctgcaaaacacacgttagtcatagtaaccttgtgtcgtcattaatcaccaaaacccaaataggggcctagatgctttcacaaatCTTGTCCAACTTTTTGACTAGTGCAATGTTGTTTTAGCCCTCACCAAAATAGGTGAATTTTGCAGAAATTCTAATGTTTCGGACCAAATTCCATAAACCTCCTGAGGTAGAATCACCCAATTTATAAGAGCTCAATTATGATGACCGACATCTCAAGGATTAATAGCAGCTACGCACTTAAACTATATAATCCAGTAGTCTGTTGAGGGTCGAAGGACCAGGATGACACCATCTATCGTAGTCTGGGATAGAGTACAACACATTGATACATAGGGTTACAATAGAAGTGGTTTACAAATTAGAGCGCGGAAGTATAATTTATTACACTAACTTGATTCAAATATAAGTAGCTCAAACCTACCTTGAAACACTCAAAATCAAGTGAGCCGGTAAAAGGATGTTCATTATATATAAGATCAACATGAGAACCGAGGGATGTTAGAGCATATCTTCACCGGATTAAGAATAAAATGATCCCCTTTTTCTATAACTAGTGATAATAAAGGTTGAAGGCAAAAAGTAAACTCCACTAGACCCCTTTCTAATCTCCTTACACTACTGTTTTATTAATTCAGAAAACCACCCCCTCAATCCCTCAAAAGAAAGGAGAGATCAAATCAATCCCCCTTCCCTTACCCTCCCCGCAGGCTCTCTCTTCTCCACCAAAAAAAAGAGATGCTAAATTTTGCTACAATCGTGACACAGGATTTCTTGGctgcaatttttgtgaatgcTGTAGTTTATTTAATCTTAATTTTCTTTGAACTTTGTGGCAAAGCTAAGCATCAACCAAATAGGCCATCTGTTTGTTTTGTGGCCAAAGGTTTAGCGTGCCATGCATATGCTTTATGCACGGGCGTGCCTAGTGCCCGGACGTTCGGATGCCCGTGCCCGCGTCGTCTGCTGCGTCCGTCCCGCCTGCCACGCTTGTGGCTAAGCCTACCCTGCATGCAATTGCTGCGTCAGCACGTCCACCCCGCATGCCGCATGCAACTGCTAAGCCTGCACACCTGCCCAGCAAGTTGGTGCGTCTTCGCATGCAGTTGTGAGCATAATGCGCATGCAGGTGGGGACCACCCACGCCCGCTTCGCTTGCCACGCACGTGGGGACCACTGTGCCCGCATGGGCTGCCTCCGCATGTGTCCGCTTACTGCGCCTGTTAATGTTGCAACATGAAGCAGttctgcaacatacgtctgaaataggtgaaacatttgcaacatactctTGCATCATATGTGTATGACAaccgcaacatatgcaacatctagataaaaacacttgcaacatacgtctgaaacagatggaATATTTTGAATGGACGCTTACAACATGTGTATATAgccattgaaacatatgcaacatccaaataaaacacttgcaatatatgtccaaaacagatgaaacatttgaaatatacacttgcaacatacttgtATAACCATTGCGACATATGCAACGTCCAGATGAAACACATACAACATCcggataaaacacatgcaacatccacataaaacaTATGAAATATACATCTAAATGCATGAAACATACGGAGCTGGTGCCATAGAGTATGCGGGCCCCGCGCTCCTTCTCTCTGCCGGTCCTTCTTTCTTTGGTCACAGCGCATGCATAGGCCCTCACGCATTGCATGCACCCCACGCCGAGCGAGGCCAAATGCGCTCCCATGCGCTGCCCTGCGCCCCACGCAGAACGAGTGGCCGCACGAGCTCCCATGCGCTGCCTAGCGCCGTATGCACCCCACGCCAAACAAGAAGCCGCCCATGCTCCCATGCACTGCCCGGTAGAAAAGGACCGGTGCAGGCCCCGCCTGACTGCAACTACACGCCCCGCTTTTTTTTTCTTGGTCGTCACGTGAATGCGGGGGTTGGT
This sequence is a window from Miscanthus floridulus cultivar M001 chromosome 10, ASM1932011v1, whole genome shotgun sequence. Protein-coding genes within it:
- the LOC136487841 gene encoding aldehyde oxidase GLOX1-like, translated to MKRLKDRMRACSAAMPKPRSSLLHLLLIASCIANAAAADDAPSQGEWQLLHASIGVSAMHMQLLPGDFVLMFDRTDTGPSNISLAALAPCAATVDGADCTAHSVLLDLRSNVLHPYPLATNPLCSSGALLPNGTLLQTGGFSSGDRVARLFSPATGWVELPSFLAARRWYATDMILPDGRVLILGGRRQFNLEYFPQADAAPALTFFPFLDETTEPDTENNMYPFVHMLPDGTVFVFANDRAVVFDPYNRAPLRPDAPAHAEVLVCGGAPRGAYHLPLRNGTFVAADRTCARVAPTDPDPVVWAIEEMPMARVMGDMVLLPTGDVLIVNGAAAGTAGWELGRDPVTRPVLYRPDALLGSRFDQSSPLAASAVPRMYHSSAALDTYGRVLVGGSNPHVGYVFANVTYPTELSLETFLPPYLDPRYDSARPRVLLAPAEVGYGEATAVKFVIPAGMMAEGAGAGAGGEVVRVAAVAPAFATHSFGMNQRVVELAVGRVAELDVGVYEAVVAAPPTPGVAPPGYYMWYCSTPEEAKNCRTGELQADGLGCRNWQTAV